The Malassezia japonica chromosome 5, complete sequence genome contains a region encoding:
- the MSD1 gene encoding aspartate--tRNA ligase (BUSCO:EOG09261Q18; COG:J; EggNog:ENOG503NUX2), with translation MRAAGGQVVRALRAAARGAWRGAGVPRVAVGCRLEHTSPNRVQIAAEWAAKPRSHACGELHDAHIGERVVLGGWMMMPRKISKQLAFVPLRDRSGTVQLKLDGANEALLASLCDVPVESVVCVYGTVRERAEKDKKSDVRTGTIEVVVDDFQLLNAAAPLPFYPTQCVPGKPLPKETLRARYRYLDLRRAELGENIRKRSHVAHAARCFLHDAEFCEIETPVLLRSTPEGAREFLVPTRGASDAPSFYALQQSPQQPKQLLMASGVTDRYFQFSKCFRDEDGRKDRQPEFTQLDMEMSFVSGAEASQGVWRIGGREIRDVVQGMVRAMWTAAGRDGALLPHGDFPVYSYADVMQRYGSDKPDLRFGLTIADLAPSVDAASDAALDVLIVPHSASKEAPISLSNRQIDQLLQNKDGQRSQIEHFKAKADDPDGLAQLLAKKSRHLAAVQPDGAAHVDALADALAAELAQATVFADGAPMEKAGRCDVFVARRTLPAHGGSTEMGDLRLRLADHLSAIVGAAPKILWVTEFPLFTRSDEEKQEAAHGRWSSSHHPFTAPAAEDVPRLLDALHAPTPDPAVIAAIRGQHYDLVLNGCEIGGGSVRIHDPHLQESVLRRVLELTEEETQRFAHLLHALRSGAPPHAGIALGFDRLMALLCDTPYIRDVIAFPKNAGGYDAMLACPAPLEEAGRAATNEALRPYRLQSM, from the exons ATGCGTGCCGCGGGTGGGCAggtggtgcgtgcgctgcgtgcggcggcgcggggcgcgtgGCGGGGTGCTGGAGTGCCGCGCGTAGCTGTGGGGTGCCGCCTGGAGCATACCAGCCCGAACCGCGTGCAGATCGCTGCAGAGTGGGCCGCCAAGCCCCGCTCGCACGCgtgcggcgagctgcacgacgcgcatattggcgagcgcgtcgtgctggGCGGCTGGATGATGATGCCACG AAAAATATccaagcagctcgcgtTTGTCCCGCTGCGTGACCGCTCGGGGACCGTGCAGCTGAAACTCGACGGAGCGAACGAAGCGCTGCTTGCATCGCTCTGCGACGTGCCGGTCGAGAGCGTGGTATGTGTCTATGgcacggtgcgcgagcgcgccgaaaAAGATAAGAAAtcg gacgtgcgcaccggcacaATCGAAGTCGTGGTCGACGATTTCCAGCTCCTGAAtgcagccgcgccgcttccTTTTTACCCGACGCAGTGCGTCCCCGGCAAGCCTCTTCCAAAAGAAACGCTCCGCGCGCGGTACCGCTacctcgacctgcgccgcgccgaacTCGGCGAAAATATCCGCAAACGCAGccatgtcgcgcacgccgcgcgctgcttcctgcacgacgccgaaTTCTGCGAGATCGAGACGCCGGTGCtcctgcgctcgacgccggaaggcgcgcgcgagttCCTCGTGCCGacacgcggcgcatcggacgcgccgtcgttcTATGCTTTGCAGCAGTCGCCGCAGCAGCCCAAGCAGCTGCTCATGGCCTCAGGCGTGACCGACCGCTACTTTCAGTTCTCCAAGTGCttccgcgacgaggacgggCGAAAAGACCGCCAGCCAGAGTTTACGCAGCTCGATATGGAGATGAGCTTTGtgagcggcgccgaggcgagccAAGGCGTCtggcgcatcggcggcaGGGAAATTCGCGACGTCGTCCAGGGCATGGTGCGTGCAATGTggacggccgccggccgtgACGGTGCGCTGCTTCCGCACGGCGACTTCCCTGTCTATTCCTATGCCGATGTCATGCAGCGCTACGGCTCGGACAAGCCGGATCTGCGCTTCGGCCTGACGATCGCCGATCTGGCACcgagcgtcgacgcggcgtccgacgcggcgctcgacgtgctgatCGTGCCGCACTCGGCGTCGAAAGAGGCGCCGATATCCCTGTCGAACCGCCAGATCGACCAGCTCCTCCAGAACAAGGACGGGCAGCGGTCGCAGATCGAGCACTTTAAAGCCAAGGCCGACGATCCCGacggccttgcgcagctcctcgccaAAAAGTCGCGCCATCttgcggccgtgcagccggacggcgctgcacacgtcgacgcgctcgccgatgcacttgcggccgagctcgcgcaggccacCGTCTTTGCCGACGGCGCCCCGATGGAGAAAGCAGGGCGGTGCGACGTGTTTGTCGCCCGCCGTACGCTCcctgcgcacggcggcaGCACCGAGATGGGCGatctgcgcctgcgcctcgccgatcaCCTCTCTGcgatcgtcggcgccgcgcccaagATTCTGTGGGTCACCGAGTTTCCCCTCTTTACGCGCTCCGACGAAGAGAAGCAAGAGGCCGCACATGggcgctggagcagctcgcACCACCCCTTtacggcgccggccgcggaAGACGTGCCCCGtctgctcgatgcgcttcaCGCCCCCACGCCCGATCCCGCGGTGATTGCCGCGATCCGTGGCCAGCACTACGATCTCGTGCTGAACGGGTGCGAGATTGGCGGAGGCAGCGTGCGTATCCACGATCCCCACCTGCAAGAGTCggtcctgcggcgcgtcctcgagctgaccgaggaggagacgcagcgctttgcgcacctcttgcatgcgctgcgcagcggtgcgccgccacACGCCGGCATCGCGCTTGGGTTCGACCGCCTGATGGCGCTGCTCTGCGACACGCCCTATATCCGCGACGTGATTGCCTTTCCGAAAAACGCCGGCGGCTACGACGCGATGCTCGCGTGCCCCGCACCGCTCGAAGAGGCCGGGCGTGCAGCGACGAACgaagcgctgcgccccTACCGTCTGCAGTCCATGTAA
- a CDS encoding uncharacterized protein (TransMembrane:1 (o15-33i)), translated as MSYYGNRGFNCNNGVGVSIFVIICVILIGMCIAKRRSRPFTPMIRPGMGGGQYMGPPPQQPPAPGYGGGMDQPYHTGPPQGGYQPPPGPPPSGGYQPPSGPPPSGGYQPPSGAPPTDGKFQPPSGPPPASYQPSK; from the exons ATGTCGTACTACGGCAACCGCGGCT TCAACTGCAACAATG GTGTCGGTGTCTCCATCTTCGTGATCATCTGTGTGATTCTGATCGGAATGTGCAttgccaagcgccgcagccgtCCGTTCACTCCTATGATCCGCCCGGGTATGGGTGGTGGCCAGTACATgggcccgccgccgcagcagccgcCTGCTCCTGGCTATGGCGGCGGTATGGACCAGCCGTACCACACCGGCCCTCCGCAGGGTGGCTAccagccgccgcccggGCCCCCGCCGTCGGGTGGCTACCAGCCGCCTTCGGGTCCTCCGCCGTCGGGCGGCTACCAGCCCCCGTCGGGCGCACCGCCCACCGACGGAAAATTCCAGCCGCCTTCAGGTCCTCCCCCGGCGAGCTACCAACCCAGCAAGTAA
- the AFG1_2 gene encoding peroxisome-assembly ATPase (EggNog:ENOG503NV41; COG:S) produces the protein MPKAQVSQVIYKPDPMSTDEFLVIVNPETFTSWRNGDTTIPLADVVDSFHIYHSGQGNQGILGQVSKQQLDTVFGTHKEDEAVVKILQYGHLQAGTLKGNDNSGRAADSGANLGGGR, from the exons ATGCCGAAAGCTCAAGTTTCTCAGGTCATTTACAAG CCGGACCCCATGTCCACCGACGAGTTCCTCGTGATCGTCAACCCGGAGACG TTCACCTCGTGGCGCAACGGTGACACGACCATCCCTCTGGCCGACGTCGTTGACT CGTTCCACATCTACCACTCGGGCCAGGGCAACCAGGGCATTCTCGGCCAGGTGTCcaagcagcagctcgacaccGTCTTTGGCACCCAcaaggaggacgaggcggtggtCAAGATCCTCCAGTATGGCCACCTCCAGGCTGGCA CGCTCAAGGGCAACGACAACTCgggtcgcgccgccgactcGGGCGCTAACCTCGGTGGCGGTCGCTAA
- the PRP46 gene encoding pre-mRNA-splicing factor prp46 (BUSCO:EOG09262KUJ; EggNog:ENOG503NVRR; COG:A), with product MDAVEPTAVEPALRDLAERYAKRTRLIYSHASAPLAAEASPAEEAATRAHLAAKLGAEYKEAHTLPEVIRTQQGAKPAAPSKSRGTVSSTGVSNADVLTQLEMQRGVAPTSSRDAQEGAVALRSTFASKPQSASSLKTALIRPDEASRAAEAGSSQSMLNSALIRKKELAARQAEPKFHPQWKLMRVISGHLGWVRCMAVEPNNQWFATGAGDRMIKIWDMASGELKLSLTGHISTVRGLAVSSRHPYMFSAGEDKLVKCWDLETNKVVRQYYGHLSGIYALSLHPTLDVVVSAGRDASARVWDIRTKAQIHVLSGHRGTVASVECQESDPQVLTGSMDSTVKLWDLAAGKCMTTLTQHKKSVRALAIPPNEFTFFSGSAGGRNIKKWRCPEGTLLRNMTHDGIVNTLSVNADGVVFSGTDDGSMKFFDSETGVPFQSAADIVQPGSLDAEAGIFCSSFDQTGTRLLTGGADKTIKVYREV from the coding sequence ATGGACGCGGTGGAGCCGACGGCGGTGGAGCCCGCACTGCGCGACCTTGCGGAGCGGTACGCGAAGCGTACACGACTCATTTACTCGCATGCAAGCGCACCCCTTGCGGCGGAGGCGTCTCCTGCCGAAgaggccgcgacgcgcgcgcacctcgcggcgaAGCTCGGTGCGGAATACAAGGAAGCCCATACCCTCCCCGAGGTGATCCGGACACAGCAAGGCGCCaagcctgctgcgccgagcaAGTCGCGCGGCACAGTGAGCAGCACGGGCGTGTCGAATGCCGACGTcctcacgcagctcgagatgcagcgcggcgtcgcgccgacctcgagccgcgacgcgcaggaaggcgcggtcgcgctgcgctcgaccttTGCATCGAAGCCGCAGTCCGCGTCGAGTCTCAAGACCGCGCTGATCCGGCCCGACGAGGCCAGCcgtgcggccgaggcgggcaGCAGCCAGTCGATGCTCAACAGCGCGCTGATCCGCAAGAAGgagctggcggcgcgccaggccgaGCCCAAGTTCCACCCCCAGTGGAAGCTGATGCGTGTGATCTCTGGCCACCTCGGCTGGGTGCGCTGCATGGCCGTCGAGCCGAATAACCAGTGGTTTGCGACCGGTGCGGGCGACCGCATGATCAAGATTTGGGATATGGCGAGTGGCGAGCTGAAGCTCTCGCTCACCGGCCACATTTCGACGGTGCGTGGGCTCGCGGTGAGCTCGCGGCACCCCTACATGTTCTCGGCGGGCGAGGATAAGCTCGTCAAGTGCTGGGACCTCGAGACGAACAAGGTGGTGCGGCAGTACTATGGCCACCTGTCCGGTATCTATGCGCTGTCGCTGCACCCCACGCTCGATGTGGTGGTGTCGGCgggccgcgacgcgagTGCGCGCGTGTGGGATATCCGCACCAAAGCGCAGATCCACGTGCTGAGCGGCCACCGCGGCacggtcgcgagcgtcgagtGCCAGGAGAGCGATCCGCAGGTGCTGACGGGCAGCATGGACTCTACGGTGAAGCTGTGGGACCTGGCGGCCGGCAAGTGCATGACGACCTTGACGCAGCACAAAAAgtcggtgcgtgcgctggcgATCCCCCCCAACGAGTTCACCTTCTTCTCcggctcggcaggcggccgaAACATCAAAAAGTGGCGGTGCCCCGAAGGGACGTTGCTGCGCAACATGACGCACGACGGCATCGTCAATACCCTCTCTGTGAATGCCGATGGCGTCGTCTTTTCCGGAACAGACGACGGCTCGATGAAGTTCTTCGACTCCGAGACCGGCGTCCCCTTCCAGTCCGCGGCCGACATTGTGCAGCCCGGCTCGctggacgccgaggcgggcaTCTTTTGCTCGAGCTTCGACCAGACCGGCACGCGGCTGCTTACCGGCGGTGCGGACAAGACGATCAAGGTGTATCGTGAAGTATAG